Below is a window of Arabidopsis thaliana chromosome 2, partial sequence DNA.
GCAAAAACATTGACCCATATTGCCTAATCATGCTAGATGCCTCAGCATTAGAATCCATCACACTTAGTTTGTGGCCAGTCCCAGAGCCTTCAGATAAAACGGAATGATCCACCAAAGAAATAGCTATATGAACAGCATCAATATTATACCCTCCGTCTCCTGCTTCTTTGGATAAGTGCATGATGGCCGGTAGCAACTGAACACTGAGAAGCAAAACATATGGATATACCAAGGGGTCTTTTCCATTCTTTGTGTAGTATGAAGGCTCAAATTTATTGAGATAAGCCTGAAGATCATCCAAACTGTATGGCGCAAGGCCATCATTCAGGACCACAGATGAGGATCCACCAGTGACGTCTCTTATGCATGACAATTTGAACCATAAGAAATCTTCAATTGTGTTAAAGAGTGTAGATAGATCCCTCAGTATGCGCTCAATTTGCCTACGGGAACCAGAAATGATAGTGTAGAGTAGGAGTTTTTTCTTGTCATAAGCTGTTCGACCCAACCGATCGCCCATCCTTAGCATTTTCTCACATTCTTCTGATGCAATAGCTGCAGACTCTGCAGCCACCATACCATCTGTGGTAATCCACTCTGTAAGCtgccaaaaaaaggaaatgtaAAGAAAGAGctgattccaaaacgcttgtataatatatcaaaatctaaaGTAAACCTACCAGTGGTGCAAATTGCTGAGATGACCGTGTTGACCGAGCAATTTCCCTAGCCTCCTCATAATACCCAGTTCGCAAGCAAAAATATATCTGGGGTTTACGAGATAGATATAACTCATTCAGGTCCGCAGTGTAAATCTCTCTATCTCAATCATATGGTCCTGAAAAGGTTTAAAATTCAAAGCAAGAGGGAGATAATCCAAAACCTGTTGCCAAGTAGTATCAACAGGAGGCTGCCTACGAGCATCAGttgaatcaaaatctaaaactccATAGTCTCTCAAACGAATCTGCACAGTATAGATAAcatgaaaataagaaagctAAACAGCCCTATGAACATTTTCTGTGTGGTTTCAATCTGGGACACTAACCCGAAGGAAAGCACGAATTCTTTGCAAATTTCCAACAGATCCACCAAGAGCAGCCTAGAACAGGAATataaaaagcaagaaacatGTCAAAATGATTACCAACATTCTTGAAATAGGATTGAAAGATCATGGAACCTTTTCAGACAGCACCCAACCATTTGAGGCAGAGGATAATCAAAATATGTATTGACATACAAGTCTTAACTCTTCTTATTAAGTATACAAAAAATGGATACCTGTGTAGGGTGAGTTTGAATTGTGTCCATTATAAATTTCTCATGCCCATGTTGTAAATGATGTCTTGCACCTATCGCGAGGGCCATCCTCTTCGAAACACCCTGTCGAACTGCTGAATCTTCACCTGTTATTGCCTGGAAAAAGTTTGTCAACAATCAGTCATTTGcatgaaattaagaaaggtggaaagataaaaacaatccTTAAGAGGGTGGTTGGCTGGAAGATATAGTTTCCAGTCAAAAGATTACCTGAACAAGCTGCCATATTTTCTGCATGTTGACTGATTTTCCACGAGTTACCTCAGCACCAAGAGTATCATAAGCGTCCTTAAAACACATAGCAGGCtatacaaaagtaaaaataggATCAGTAGAAAGCACAACCAAACAATCAATATGAGGGTAGCCAGCTTCAATGGCTGCTGCATGAAAGCTAGAGTGCATACCGAACAAAAAGTTATAACAATTCTAGCTAGACTTCTAAAAGTAGATAaggaaatgaatttttttcagCTACAAGTATCAACAGTAATTCAATTCAAGTGAACCAATACTAAGTTTTAAGACAAGGTATAGGAAATACATACTCTAAATGGCATGCCTCGTTCTCTTGAAGTGTTAAGTTTCTTCACAACCTCCCCATAGACATATGCTTTTTTCTCATGAATGGGTATGTTAGCCAGAGCCACGAGTTCTTTGCCTGGAGTTGAGGATACTCGAGGACTCGAACCCACCGGCACTAGTTGACCAGCATGAGCCTCTCTGCTTGTAtcaatcatatttgttttaggTAGCATTGATATTCTGCTGAGGCTCTGAAGGAAGTcacgtttttcttttctccaatCCTCCTGTCAAGTCAAAATTCACATTCAATATTTAGCATCCATATCTTTCTAATATATCACTTAGCAAACCATCCACATCCATGAAAAGTCTCTTTACAAAGATAAAAGCATAGTACAAATGTAGAATTgacaaacaacaacattgCAGAATTGTATCACAGTGACTtatcattaaattaaaattaaaaatagcCAGAATACAAACCTCCAACACTTTCATCATGTAGTCATTAAAGCTTCGAACATTATCCTTTTGGGCTTCCTGAATAGCTGATACCATAGCCATTTCATGaacctaaaacaaaacaataacaatacaCATCATATCGACCAATCCTCGCCAAGAAAATCAATCTATATGATGATAGATATAGTAAACCTTGGAGAAATAGAAGTACCTGTTGCAGGTATTCTTCAACGCTCGTCGCCTCAGCAGGGAACACATCCTCAAATGTTGTCTTTTAAGagtattcaaaataaataaaaacatcacATAGTGgcaaaaaagaataatcacATTTGAATAGCAGACAGCAAGCTGAGAGATGTGTAAGCATACAAAGGTGGGACTCCAATGCCTTACAATACCAATAGTCGGACCAAAGACACAGTCAGACAACAGCAAGTGATCATGAATTTGTTTGCTAAGACAGCTAAAGAAGTAGATTCGTTTGACGACATATGAAAAATTTGTTTCACTacaagtaaaaagaaaactacttACTCACATATTGTACTTTCTTATCTCAAGGAAAAACACACCAATAGACAAAGTAATCCTTGAAGCACATTATAAGGAGAGACAGCTAAGATGAAAAATGTCACCTTGAGCTCGAAAGATTTAAGATCACGAGCTAGTTGCTCTGCATTGATTCCCTCCCGTGCGAGTAGTCTGCAAAATGTCCAacgacaaaaaagaaagacaagagAATTAACGCTTGCTTTTGGGTAGTAGCTACGTCCCATTTGAAAGCTGAGCAATGAATTCAAGACATTTCAAATTCTTGTTCGCATACAAAACACAATAACAAGTGAATGAGACGGTAAAAATGAGATTAACCTAGTGGCAGCAATAGACTGAGAAGGAGCTTCGTTCCTCAGGGTTTTAGCCTTGAGCTTCTTCGATAACGCTTCCAACTGATCTAAATTTCTCTGATAGTGAAACAGACAAAAATCAATCGAACTAATCTTAAACGATGAACCTCAAAACCAGCGGAAAGAGGAAGAACCTGAAGAGGAGGAAACTGAGAAGAAGGAGCAGCTTGCTCCAGAAGCTTCGACGAAGAATGGAGAAGATCAGTCCAACCACTCATCTCTTGGTCGTTCGCCATTGATTTTGGATTCGAGCTACTACTACGCAGTCGGGGAAGCAGCAAAGAGAGGGTTTCCGTCGGGATTCAAAcctttttgatttattttgttttatgttattacCTTTTACGACTAATTATACTTTTCTgttaatatatagaatttcTTTAAATTCGATAAGAAAAAATAGCTATTTACTGTATTTAGCCCATTTTTAAGAATTAGACAACCAATGAAGACAAATTAAAAAGCCATCAAAAATGCTCTGTAAAtccaaacatatttttgtctcattttcttttcatgaacaaagtttttttccGCTTTGCGAATATTGTATGGGGGAATaagattatgaaaaaattaCCATCTTactataacaataataatattcctttcttcaagttttttaACGCCATTACAAGAATCTTAAGCAAAGGActtcaaaaaagatttgaaaaagaaacaaaaggctctactagagagagagaacaattGCTTTGTATCTTCCTCAGTCGATATAGATTTATAGATATAGATAGTTCTCTATTGCATatagaagaatcaagaaacgACTTCAAGGACTTGACAGGTTTTTCAGATCCTCTTCCTTTGCATACCAACTTGGTGCTATCTTTGACAGATGTGGATACAAGTCTTTGTATGAATTCCTTATTGTCCCTTCTGCTACTCCTGTCGCATGCGATATATCTGCACCCCACCCCAAATATTAATCAgtctatgttttgtttaaaacgAATCAATGAGAATAAATGAGACCCGAAAGAATGAAAAAACCGAACCTTTGAGAGTCTTCTTGTCATCAGACAGCTGGGTTATGATATAGATGACTACTGCTGCTATTGATATAGGACTCCTCCTGCAATTTCCCAAAATAAACATCTTTAAGATTCTGCTGTGTTTATCTCCGTCCCGAACTGAGGGAAATAATTGAAATGTACCTTATATCAAATTCCTCAGATTTTTGCACAGCTTCCTGAGCAGCTTTCACCGCATGGTTAGACATTGCAAGGTTGGAGCAGAACCTTCTCTGCAATTTCATCAAATACAGAGTTATGAAACCACGTAGTCAATGCAGCCAGCATAATCAACTGTTTCATAACATAATTAGCACACTCTAGCTAGGTTCTGGTATCAGCaacaattttagttttagacAAACTCACCATGAAATCACCAGCGTGTATAGTTCCTAAATCCACAGACTGACCAGGCTCCAGTCCCAATGTCTTAACAATGTAGTCTTTTGCTCGGCCAATTTCCTTCTTTGTCGCCCCATTGGCAATAACGCATATTTCTATTCACAAGGTTCACGAGTTTGATTGACTTATGTCAAAGCTATATCAAGAGGTAACAAGACTCTCTCAAATGAGAAATCTTTGAAATGTACCCTTAATAGTTCGTGGCTTGTCCTCTTGGCGACAAGCAATGTACAGACAGGCTGCATAAAGTGCATCCTGATTTCTTCCCCTGCTTGACTTCTGATCCTCCAGCCTCTTATATAACTCATTAGCCCGATCCTACATATCACGAAAATCCACCAAAGCTGTAAATGAAATGCTCCAACAGCACATCCTAACATATACATTCCACAAACATATTAAGTTAGCAGAGACGAACAAGTTTACCTTGATAGTTGCAACAAGTCCCAACCtggaaaaaatatcaacaagTTAGTGTTCTCTATTATCACAAGGATAATAATGTACATACACAGCAGAACATAAATCTGGCAATGTAAACAAACACTCTAAACAACCAACAGAAACTTCATCCCTTTGAGGAACAGACTAACACATCACGAGCTAAACGCATAAAGTACAAGGAAAGTGAAAACTCTCaatgaaagattaaaaagGAAGCTCCTTTTGTTCTTTAATTGACAATGTAATTTCACAAACGTATGCAAGAGGCGTGATGATAAATCAAAGCAAGTTCATACAAAATCAATCTCCAATAGGATTAAGGATCGTGTGATCTAAACGTTTCAATTGTTTATAAAGTTGCAATCCAATCTCAGAGAAGGTGAGATCTCAAAATGGGGACTACCTTTCAGACATGGTAGCAATGGTTTTAAAAGCTTGAATCAAACCACGATCGGAATTGGAGTTACGATTCTGCCACCTCccgagagaagaagacaagaaatcACCAGATGAACCATTGGGCTTAGCGATAACAGTGGTTAAAGCACTATCAGCGAGAAGCGGGTTGGTTGGACCACCGACACGATTGGGATCGCTGTTGGAAGATTCATTAGCGAAGGTACGCCACTCAGAGGTCTCATCAATGGAGTGAgattccaaaaccaaaccacacTCGGAGCAAAGGGTATCTCCGGCTGAGTGATCGACAACCAACTCCGTCTCCTTTTTACAATCCGTACAATACGCATCCGACATGATTCCAaatgaaaaccctaaaaaaaattaacccagaaattgaaaaatcaaCAACCCTAAAAATTGAGATCTTAAAATCGGTTACAGATTCCTTCGATTTCTctacttctctctctatctctcgtcttcttcttcgtcgcgAAAAAAATCggagacaaagaaaacaaaacacgaGAGATGTAACTTAtgtggagaaggagagaatcCGTAGGTTTGGTTTCCGGTTTTATAGACAAAGAGATGAGGGAAAATTAAGCTCTAGGGCGGTGCATCGTGAGGAGAAGATCTAGATCGTTTATTTAAGTGGGACCTATTAATAATCAATCGGACGGTGGATTAATTTTCTCCAGCGATTGacgtttgttttttatttttattttaaattagcTTGCTTGTCCGTTTTAGGAGGacagaggaaaaagaaacaagtgaCTTGTTAGGGAAGTCATACCGGTCGCATGTGTTGGAATTTAGTTGGAAGATTTTAGGAGTGTTTGGATATAGGTACAGATATAAACTCGGCATTGAGCCCATTGTAGTACTATTGTTATCGCCATTTGGGTCACTAAATGGACCCTTTTTGAACTTTGGTTCAGTATACAATCAAAATACAGAAACCAACTTTTGGGTAATTTTATTCCTGAAATAGCTAAACATTAGTACGTGAGACAAAACTGGTCATTTGCTTTGAAGGTGACATATATCACCCCTTTTTATACGTGTCTCACAACATTTACAGAAATTATTTAACTttataaagatgaaaaaaaaaaaaaaaaactttataatttaATGATATATGAATGCTTTGAATCAACaactttaaccaaaataaaagaaaattaatgcTTTGGATTTATATCCATATTATGtgagttcaatttttttgcaACAAAATCTTACTCAGGATAagttatatttatgaatagagagtttttttatttaagatattactttataaaagaaattaaagatatttCTGTCTAAAGTTATTACTGATTACACCTAAACATTAAATAttacagattttatttttattagatgtAAATCTTTACCATGTGAAAGGAGTAGATACTTTCAAACAGATTAAAGCAATTTGGATATCCGATACAAGAAATTAATACTATGACATTGCAGATTATTAACATTGCTGACATTGTATCAGCTATATCTCTCCATGATGATTTTCATTTACCAAAACCTTGAAACATTTTGGGCATGCCAAACTAGGTGACCACTAAGACAAGGAGATAGACTGTGTCCTTCCACGTTAAGGAGGCAAATCCGTGCTACCATTCGCAATTTTTTTGAGTAGCATGtgagaaaataatttagaaacaaGCAGTAAATctgaaaatatgatattactcttgatataacaaaatatgatattaattaCTCTTGGgtaaaggaaaacaaatatgataGTTAGTACTCTCTGTGTttggacaaaaatatttttgccTGCTTGCATCGGATTACCGTAATACGACTGTTTGTCTTCACTCCGAACAACCGGAGATGAGTACAATACGACTACATTAAATATAAGATTGTAATATGAATTGAGAGTCAAATTAACAAGGGGGAATTCAGTTATTTCTTTGTATGTTTAAGGAATAGGTGATGGGTTAGCCTGGTGTAAgactatatatgtttgaatatAGGAATTATTTGGACTTTTCTTAACAGTAATGCATTGTGTGGGGGTAAATAATGATTGGGTAATACAAGGGTATTGCTACTTATTACAGTACAAGAGTTCTGAATATCAATAGTTTGGACTTTACAACGTTCAATTTCTGGAATGGATCAATGAGATTCGATGATACATATTTCTATCATGctcataatttaaaatgttgTTGAAAAGGTATGCAGATCGTGTTGTGTGGATTAAAATAGCGTTGGATATCGTTTAAAACAAGTGCTGCCGCGATATAACTATCTTGTCCAAAAAACGATAATAGCTAGGTGTCCAAAAAAACGTTTCATactttcatctcttttcttttcttgcaaGAGTGCCATAAAATGAAAGTATGAAACAAATTACCACCTTTGCTTGTATACGTTGTTGTTATCAGTTACaattaaattcaatttttaagtTTAGTCAATTTCACGGACGCGGTTAAGATGTTAGGCGGTAGCCGACCATCAAAATAGAGTTAAACATTGGAttattctctatatatagcTACATAACAAATTCATTATCCGAAAATTTTCAGGCAATAAAGAACATATTGGAGCAAACAATAATTTATCGtaagagtttttttaaaattcgttggaacttggaagggattttaaatattattttgttttccttcatttttatAGGTTAATAATTGTCAAAGATACAACTCGAtggaccaaaataaaataataaaattcgTCGAATTTGGTAAAGCAAAACGGTCGAGGATAGCTAATATTTATGCGAAACCCGTTGTCAAAGCAGATGTTCAGCGTCACGCACATGCCGCAAAAAGAATATACATCAACCTCTTTTGAACTTCACGCCGTTTTTTAGGCCCACAATAATGCTACGTCGTCTTCTGGGTTCAccctcgttttttttttaaacttctAACCGATAAAATAAATGGTCCactatttcttttcttctctgtgtATTGTCGTCAGAGATGGTTTAAAAGTTGAACCGAACTATAACGATTCTCTTAAAATCTGAAAACCAAACTGACCGATTTTCttaactgaaaaaaaaaaaaaaaaaaactgaatttaGGCCAACTTGTTGTAATATCACAAAGAAAATTCTACAATTTaattcatttaaaaataaagaaaaatttaggTAACAATTTAACTAAGTGGTCTATCTAAATCTTGCAAATTCTTTGACTTTGACCAAACACAACTTAAGTTGACAGCCGTCTCCTCTCTGTTGTTTCCGTGTTATTACCGAAATATCAGAGGAAAGTCCACTAAACcccaaatattaaaaatagaaacattaCTTTCTTTACAAAAGGAATCTAAATTGATCCCTTTCATTCGTTTCACTCGTTTCATATagttgtatgtatatatgcgTATGCATCAAAAAGTCTCTTTATATCCTCAGAGTCACCCAatcttatctctctctccttcgTCCTCAAGAAAAGTAATTCTCTGTTTGTGTAGTTTTCTTTACCGGTGAATTTTCTCTTCGTTTTGTGCTTCAAACGTCACCCAAATCACCAAGATCGATCAAAATCGAAACTTAACGTTTCAGAAGATGGTGCAGTACCAGAGATTAATCATCCACcatggaagaaaagaagataagtTTAGAGTTTCTTCAGCAGAGGAAAGTGGTGGAGGTGGTTGTTGCTACTCCAAGAGAGCTAAACAAAAGTTTCgttgtcttctctttctctctatcctCTCTTGCTGTTTCGTCTTGTCTCCTTATTACCTCTTCGGCTTCTCTACTCTCTCCCTCCTAGGTACTACTATTTCTCCCACACAAtcttaacttcttcttcttttttggtatttcTATTTGATTCATCACttatcttctctgttttttactCTTCTCCAGATTCGTTTCGCAGAGAAATCGAAGGTCTTAGCTCTTATGAGCCAGTTATTACCCCTCTGTGCTCAGAAATCTCCAATGGTTAGTCTTTTTATTTCACCTTTTTACCAACTcctgaagaaaacagagttttgatcttttcatCTTAATATTAGAAACAGAGTTAGTGTATAATCTGCATAAAACTTACGGTTATCGATTCTTGTTTATGCACGCAGGAACCATTTGTTGTGACAGAACCGGTTTGAGATCTGATATTTGTGTAATGAAAGGTGATGTTCGAACAaactctgcttcttcctcaatCTTCCTCTTCACCTCCTCCACCAATAACAACACAAAACCGGAAAAGATCAAACCTTACACTAGAAAATGGGAGACTAGTGTGATGGACACCGTTCAAGAACTCAACCTCATCACCAAAGATTCCAACAAATCTTCAGATCGTGTATGCGATGTGTACCATGATGTTCCTGCTGTGTTCTTCTCCACTGGTGGATACACCGGTAACGTATACCACGAGTTTAACGACGGGATTATCCCTTTGTTTATAACTTCACAgcattacaacaaaaaagttgtGTTTGTGATCGTCGAGTATCATGACTGGTGGGAGATGAAGTATGGAGATGTCGTTTCGCAGCTCTCGGATTATCCTCTGGTTGATTTCAATGGAGATACGAGAACACATTGTTTCAAAGAAGCAACCGTTGGATTACGTATTCACGACGAGTTAACTGTGAATTCTTCTTTGGTCATTGGGAATCAAACCATTGTTGACTTCAGAAACGTTTTGGATAGGGGTTACTCGCATCGTATCCAAAGCTTGACTCAGGAGGAAACAGAGGCGAACGTGACCGCACTCGATTTcaagaagaagccaaaactGGTGATTCTTTCAAGAAACGGGTCATCAAGGGCGATATTAAACGAGAATCTTCTCGTGGAGCTAGCAGAGAAAACAGGGTTCAATGTGGAGGTTCTAAGACCACAAAAGACAACGGAAATGGCCAAGATTTATCGTTCGTTGAACACGAGCGATGTAATGATCGGTGTACATGGAGCAGCAATGactcatttccttttcttgaaACCGAAAACCGTTTTCATTCAGATCATCCCATTAGGGACGGACTGGGCGGCAGAGACATATTATGGAGAACCGGCGAAGAAGCTAGGATTGAAGTACGTTGGTTACAAGATTGCGCCGAAAGAGAGCTCTTTGTATGAAGAATATGGGAAAGATGACCCTGTAATCCGAGATCCGGATAGTCTAAACGACAAAGGATGGGAATATACGAAGAAAATCTATCTACAAGGACAGAACGTGAAGCTTGACTTGAGAAGATTCAGAGAAACGTTAACTCGTTCGTATGATTTCTCCATTAGAAGGAGATTTAGAGAAGATTACTTGTTACATAGAGAAGATTAAGAATCgtgtgatattttttttgtaaagttttgaatgacaattaaatttatttattttattaagttttttttggtaagttatttattttattaagttttgtaGTATATCGTCGTTATTCGTTAAGATAATaatcaatttgttttcaatattttaggaaatatTTGAAgcacaagaaaagaaatagtAGGTGGTCCTATTGGacctatataaataaactaaaatatttattgaatatcaaaattttgtaattgatAAAGAAGTTTGGACTTCATCGCCGCTCACTCCTCTCTCATCAACTATCGCCTTTCTCTTGTTCGCCCTAATT
It encodes the following:
- a CDS encoding Glycosyltransferase family 61 protein (Glycosyltransferase family 61 protein; FUNCTIONS IN: transferase activity, transferring glycosyl groups; INVOLVED IN: biological_process unknown; EXPRESSED IN: 14 plant structures; EXPRESSED DURING: 8 growth stages; CONTAINS InterPro DOMAIN/s: Glycosyltransferase AER61, uncharacterised (InterPro:IPR007657); BEST Arabidopsis thaliana protein match is: Glycosyltransferase family 61 protein (TAIR:AT3G57380.1); Has 674 Blast hits to 674 proteins in 105 species: Archae - 0; Bacteria - 55; Metazoa - 158; Fungi - 12; Plants - 386; Viruses - 0; Other Eukaryotes - 63 (source: NCBI BLink).), which codes for MVQYQRLIIHHGRKEDKFRVSSAEESGGGGCCYSKRAKQKFRCLLFLSILSCCFVLSPYYLFGFSTLSLLDSFRREIEGLSSYEPVITPLCSEISNGTICCDRTGLRSDICVMKGDVRTNSASSSIFLFTSSTNNNTKPEKIKPYTRKWETSVMDTVQELNLITKDSNKSSDRVCDVYHDVPAVFFSTGGYTGNVYHEFNDGIIPLFITSQHYNKKVVFVIVEYHDWWEMKYGDVVSQLSDYPLVDFNGDTRTHCFKEATVGLRIHDELTVNSSLVIGNQTIVDFRNVLDRGYSHRIQSLTQEETEANVTALDFKKKPKLVILSRNGSSRAILNENLLVELAEKTGFNVEVLRPQKTTEMAKIYRSLNTSDVMIGVHGAAMTHFLFLKPKTVFIQIIPLGTDWAAETYYGEPAKKLGLKYVGYKIAPKESSLYEEYGKDDPVIRDPDSLNDKGWEYTKKIYLQGQNVKLDLRRFRETLTRSYDFSIRRRFREDYLLHRED
- a CDS encoding Glycosyltransferase family 61 protein, producing the protein MHAGTICCDRTGLRSDICVMKGDVRTNSASSSIFLFTSSTNNNTKPEKIKPYTRKWETSVMDTVQELNLITKDSNKSSDRVCDVYHDVPAVFFSTGGYTGNVYHEFNDGIIPLFITSQHYNKKVVFVIVEYHDWWEMKYGDVVSQLSDYPLVDFNGDTRTHCFKEATVGLRIHDELTVNSSLVIGNQTIVDFRNVLDRGYSHRIQSLTQEETEANVTALDFKKKPKLVILSRNGSSRAILNENLLVELAEKTGFNVEVLRPQKTTEMAKIYRSLNTSDVMIGVHGAAMTHFLFLKPKTVFIQIIPLGTDWAAETYYGEPAKKLGLKYVGYKIAPKESSLYEEYGKDDPVIRDPDSLNDKGWEYTKKIYLQGQNVKLDLRRFRETLTRSYDFSIRRRFREDYLLHRED